The genomic window ACTCCTGCAGCTTGCTCTCGAACTTGTCGAACAGGGTCAGAGCGTCGGCAGTCGAGCCGGCAAAGCCGGCCAGCACCCGGTCGTTGTGCAGCCTGCGTACCTTGCGCGCGCCATGCTTCATTACGGTTTGACCCAGGCTGACCTGGCCGTCGCCCGCCATCACAACCCGGTCGCCGTGGCGGATGTTCAAGATAGTGGTGCTGCGAATGCGGTTTGCTTCAGGCGCGCGGATGGGCACGGGCATAAACCTCTTTCAAGCGTTGGACGCTGACATGCGTGTAGCGCTGAGTGGTGGCCAGGCTGGCATGTCCCAGCATCTCCTGGATGGCGCGCAGATCGGCCCCATGATCGAGCAGATGGGTAGCGAAGGAATGGCGCAAGGTGTGCGGCGTAGCGGGCGTTCCCAACCCGCTTGCCTGCAGCCGCTGATGCACGATCAACTCCACTGCGCGCCGGCTCAGCCGCCCGCCACGTTGGTTGGTGAAGATCGCGCCGGTGGCGAGGGCGGCGGGCTGATGGGGATGCCATTGATCGAGCGCGCGCAGGGCCACCTCACCCACCGGGACCAGCCGTTCCTTGCCGCCCTTGGCCTGGCGGACATGAACCAACTGCAAGTCGTAATCGACATCGCCCCAGTCTAGCGCGACCAACTCCCCCACCCGCAAACCGCACGAATAAAGCAGCTCGATAATCGCTCGATCGCGCCAAGCCGCCGCTTCGTCGGTCGCCGCCACGGTGCCGATCAGGGTCGGGATGTCGCGCTCGGGCAGGACCGCGGGCAGGCGCTGCTCGCGACGGGGGGTGCGCAAGCCGCGGGTCGGGTTGGAAGTCTGCAAAGCGACTTCGCGGTAACGGAAAAAGCTGCGAATGGCGGCCAAATGGCGACTGGCGGTGGCGCGGCTGTGATGCTCCATCACATGGCCTAGGTAGCGCCGAACATCATCAAGCGTGATTTGGTCTGGGGCGGGCGCATGCCCAGTCTGTCGGGAGTCGGCCAGAAACCGGCAAAAAGCCGTCAGATCACGCCGATAAGCCACCACGGTATTGGGCGCGGCGCGCGCGACTTTGGCCAAATAACTGCTATAGGACTCGATTTCGGACAGCATGCTCGCTCCGCCAGCTCCCTCTCCGCTATGCTATCAGGGAGATATTACGGGCAAAAGTGTGCCGATCATGCGGTGCTGGAAATGCGCGGGCGAAATTGACGTTATCCAGCGCATCGAATTTCGAGCGCTTTGTCCCGGCTGTGAGACCGCTCTCCACAGTTGCCTTAATTGTGGCCATTACCAGCCTGGACAGTATAATGACTGTCGGGAGCCGCAGGCGGAGCGAGTGGTGGATAAACAACGGGCTAACTTCTGCGAGTATTTCCGCCCTTCCACGGTTGGGCAGCCACAACCGTCCGCCACCGATGCCCGTCGCCAACTCGATGCCCTATTCAAAAAACTTCGCTGAGCACCCACTTACCCCCACCGCCGCGTTAGTGCTCGCCGCCGGCCTGGGGACCCGGATGCGCTCGGCGCGGGCCAAGGTGCTGCACGAGGTCGGCGGGCGCCCGATGATCGTGCGTGCGCTGGCGCCGCTGTTCGAGCTGGGGATTGCGCCGGTTGTGATCGTCGTGGGTCATCAGGCCGACTTGGTTCAAGAGGCGGTAGCGCGTGCCTACCCCGGGCGCGAGGTGATTTTTGCCTCCCAACCCGTTCAGCGTGGCACGGGCGATGCCGCGCGCTGTGGGATGGCGGCGATGCCGGCGCAGTTTGGCGGGGACGTGCTCATTACCTATGGTGATGTTCCCGCGCTACGCGCTGCCACGTTGGCCCAGCTTCTCTCACACCATCGCGCCGGCAAAATGGCGTTGTCCCTGATCACCTTGGAGTTGGAAGAACCAGCCAGTTACGGCCGCATCATTCGCGAACCCAGCGGCGCGGTAGCGGCCATTGTCGAAGCTTGCGATGCGGTGGGCGAGCAACGCGCGCTGCGCGAGATCAACGCCGGAGTGTACGTTGCCGGGGCGAATTTTTTGCGCCAAGGGCTGAGCGCGATCAGCAGCGCCAACGCGCAGGGCGAGTTTTATCTTACCGATTTGGTCGCAATCGCGCGCGCGCGCGGCCTGGCGGTAGGCGGCTTTCGCGCCGCCGACCCGCAGGAATTTGTCGGGATCAATTCCCTGGAGGAGTTGGCGCAGGTGAATGCCGAAATCCGCAAGACCGTCAACCGCCGCCTGATGGCGGCGGGCGTCACGCTGGTCGATCCCGACACCGCCTACATCGACCCTGAAGTGGAGATTGGCGCCGATACTATAATCGGTCCCAACGTGCAGATCTTGGGGGCCAGCCGCATCGCCGCCGGCGTGCGGATCGACGGTACCGCTTGGCTGCGCGAGGTTAGCGTGGGTGCGGGCAGCCATCTCAAGCTAGGTGTGCGCGCCGAGCGCTGCCGCATTGGTGAGCAATGCGAAGTGGGTCCTTTCGCTCATCTGCGCGAAGGTACGGAACTGAGCGGGGGTAATCGAATCGGCAACTTCGTGGAGACCAAGCAAGCCCGTATCGGCCAGGGCAGTAAAGCCAGCCATCTCAGCTACCTGGGCGATGTCACCGTCGGTGAGCAGACCAACATCGGTTGCGGCGTGATCACGGTCAATTACGACGGTTACGATAAGCATCAAAGCCGGATCGGCGATCACTGCATGGTGGGTTGCGACAGTCAGTTAATCGCGCCGGTAAGCATCGGGGACGAGGCCTATGTGGCATCGGGTACCACCGTAGTGCGCGATGTGCCGGCTGGCGCGCTGGCCCTCTCGCACCATCCCCAGCGCGAACGCGAGGGTTGGACCCGCACCTGGCATCAACGCCATCGCGGGACACGCCAGCGGCCGGGTAAGGCTAACGAGTAAGAGCACGGAGGCAAGGCCAGATGTGCGGCATTGTAGGATACGCAGGCGACCGAGACGCGGTGCCTATTCTGCTGGGTGGGCTGAAGCGGTTGGAATATCGCGGCTACGACTCGGCGGGAATCGGACTGATCGACGGCGCTGGGCGCCTGGAACTGCGCCGCGCGGTAGGCAAATTGGCCAATCTGGAGCTGTTGCTGGCGGCCCAGCCCATTCACGGTGTGGTCGGCATTGGTCATACCCGTTGGGCCACTCATGGAC from Candidatus Binataceae bacterium includes these protein-coding regions:
- a CDS encoding tyrosine recombinase XerC; its protein translation is MLSEIESYSSYLAKVARAAPNTVVAYRRDLTAFCRFLADSRQTGHAPAPDQITLDDVRRYLGHVMEHHSRATASRHLAAIRSFFRYREVALQTSNPTRGLRTPRREQRLPAVLPERDIPTLIGTVAATDEAAAWRDRAIIELLYSCGLRVGELVALDWGDVDYDLQLVHVRQAKGGKERLVPVGEVALRALDQWHPHQPAALATGAIFTNQRGGRLSRRAVELIVHQRLQASGLGTPATPHTLRHSFATHLLDHGADLRAIQEMLGHASLATTQRYTHVSVQRLKEVYARAHPRA
- the glmU gene encoding bifunctional UDP-N-acetylglucosamine diphosphorylase/glucosamine-1-phosphate N-acetyltransferase GlmU; amino-acid sequence: MPYSKNFAEHPLTPTAALVLAAGLGTRMRSARAKVLHEVGGRPMIVRALAPLFELGIAPVVIVVGHQADLVQEAVARAYPGREVIFASQPVQRGTGDAARCGMAAMPAQFGGDVLITYGDVPALRAATLAQLLSHHRAGKMALSLITLELEEPASYGRIIREPSGAVAAIVEACDAVGEQRALREINAGVYVAGANFLRQGLSAISSANAQGEFYLTDLVAIARARGLAVGGFRAADPQEFVGINSLEELAQVNAEIRKTVNRRLMAAGVTLVDPDTAYIDPEVEIGADTIIGPNVQILGASRIAAGVRIDGTAWLREVSVGAGSHLKLGVRAERCRIGEQCEVGPFAHLREGTELSGGNRIGNFVETKQARIGQGSKASHLSYLGDVTVGEQTNIGCGVITVNYDGYDKHQSRIGDHCMVGCDSQLIAPVSIGDEAYVASGTTVVRDVPAGALALSHHPQREREGWTRTWHQRHRGTRQRPGKANE